One genomic window of Diospyros lotus cultivar Yz01 chromosome 8, ASM1463336v1, whole genome shotgun sequence includes the following:
- the LOC127807328 gene encoding patatin-like protein 2: MMLTKRAASSSLQIQPPTYGNLVTILSIDGGGVRGIIPATILAYLESQLQELDGKDARLADYFDVIAGTSTGGLVTAMLTAPNEHNRPLFAATDIKEFYLEHSPKIFPQNRGLFASIRNTFKLLNGPKYDGAYLHHIIREKLGESRLHQTLTNVVIPTFDIKNMQPTIFSSYEVKDSPLLDARLSDICISTSAAPTYLPAYHFKNQDDQGNVREFHLIDGGVAANNPALLAINQVTKQMFNQHPDFFPIKAMEVERLLVISIGTGSAKLEKKYSAKMAASWGVLGWLLNGGSTPLVDVFSQASGDIVDLLNFVVFQAFHSEDKYLRIQDDTLIGTESSVDVSTEENLNRLVTIGETLLKKPVSRVNLEMGICDPMPNGGTNEEALKRFAKLLSDERKLRLLRSPRTNKGSTYRTIT; the protein is encoded by the exons ATGATGTTGACGAAGAGAGCAGCATCGTCTTCTTTGCAAATCCAGCCCCCAACTTATGGGAATTTGGTAACCATTCTCAGCATTGATGGAGGCGGCGTTCGAGGAATCATTCCTGCCACCATCCTTGCTTATCTTGAATCCCAGCTGCAG GAGCTGGACGGGAAGGATGCAAGACTTGCTGATTACTTCGATGTGATTGCTGGAACAAGCACAGGTGGTCTTGTCACGGCCATGTTAACTGCTCCGAATGAACATAACCGTCCTCTTTTTGCTGCCACAGACATCAAGGAATTCTATCTGGAGCACTCCCCTAAGATCTTCCCACAAAATCG GGGCCTATTTGCATCGATTAGAAACACCTTCAAGTTACTGAATGGGCCCAAATACGACGGAGCTTACCTTCACCACATCATAAGGGAGAAGCTTGGAGAATCCCGGCTGCATCAGACCTTGACCAACGTTGTTATTCCCACATTCGATATCAAGAATATGCAGCCAACCATTTTCTCCTCTTATGAG GTGAAAGACTCACCACTGTTAGATGCTCGGCTGTCTGACATATGCATAAGCACATCCGCAGCCCCAACTTACCTTCCAGCCTATCATTTCAAGAACCAAGATGATCAAGGAAATGTTCGGGAATTTCATCTCATCGATGGTGGAGTGGCTGCAAATAATCCG GCTTTACTTGCAATAAACCAAGTGACAAAGCAGATGTTCAACCAGCATCCGGATTTTTTCCCAATTAAGGCCATGGAAGTTGAACGGTTGCTGGTTATATCCATAGGCACTGGCTCCGCAAAGCTGGAAAAGAAGTACAGTGCTAAAATGGCAGCCAGCTGGGGTGTGCTTGGTTGGTTGCTTAATGGGGGTTCCACTCCATTAGTGGATGTTTTTAGTCAAGCAAGTGGAGACATAGTCGATCTTcttaattttgtagttttccAAGCTTTCCATTCAGAAGACAAATATCTTCGTATTCAA GACGATACCTTAATTGGGACAGAATCTTCTGTTGATGTTTCCACGGAAGAGAACTTAAATAGACTAGTGACAATTGGTGAAACACTATTAAAGAAACCAGTTTCAAGGGTAAACTTAGAAATGGGCATATGTGATCCAATGCCGAATGGAGGCACCAATGAAGAAGCTTTGAAAAG GTTTGCCAAACTGCTTTCAGATGAAAGGAAACTTCGACTGTTAAGATCCCCACGTACAAACAAAGGTTCAACCTATAGAACAATCACTTGA